CAATTAAGGTTATAATGGCCATGGGACCTGTCCTTCTCTCTAGATGGTATGTTATGCAAACACCATTTTAGCAAGAACGGACAGGTCTTTTTTCACATTTTCTGGGTGGTAACTTTAATTATGCAATCTAGGGAACGAAGTTGCTGCCAATAAACCCAGCTCCACCCGTGATTAACAAGTTCAAAGTTTAATCTACCTCCCTTATTGCGAGATGTATTTCAAGTTCATCGGCACTGAATCTTCTTCACAGAATCTCAAAAATATAAATAGCTTTTCTCGTCTATCGACTGTTGATCACAGAGATTTACCATTGGAAGCCAATGGTCAATATCAATCATAATATACGATGCTTAGGCATATAGTACCTAGAAAACCTATTTTAACAAAAATAAAAGCCTATTTTAGGCCTATGCCACTTCAATATGACAGTCTCTTTACAATTCCACAAAAACCCGTCAGAATGACCCTAACTTGTAATCAGACTAACCTGATTTTTAGTTTAAAATATAAGCAATGCAACTTTTGGGGGTTCACTAAATCATGAAAAAAAACAAGCTACGTCTACGTGACTGGCTATTAAGCATCGCGTTGGGATTGGCAATTGCTGGTGTCGCGGGGTTCTTCTACGTCAAGCATTATCAGTCTGAGCAGGCGATTGCGGTTAACCAATCGACGCGTCAGCGCATTCAGAAGGATTCTAAGGCGAAGGTGAAGAAGGAAAAGGTGCTGAATCAGTATCGGCTTTATGGCTTAACTGACAGCGAGATTAATGCGGCCAAAACGTTGCCGGTGTCGGCGATTGGCGATTCGATTATGCTGGGGAGTTCGGCATATTTGAAGGTGCTTTTTCCGGAGATGTCGATTGATGCTGAGGTTGGCCGGCAGGTGCAGGCAGCCCCAGCGATTATTAGTCAGCTGAAGTCTAGCGGTAAGTTGGCTAACACGGTTGTGATCAGTTTGGGTACGAACGGACCGATGACAGAGGCCGACATTAACGGGATTCTGGATCAGCTTGGGACTGAGCGCCAGGTCTTCTGGGTGACTGCGTATGCTCCCGGGAAGGCGTGGATTGATCCAGTTAACAAGTTGATTCATGCAGCAGCGAAAACCCATGCCAATTTGCATGTGGTGGATTGGTATTATCTGGCTGGTGGCAATGACGACTGGTTTGCTGATGACGGTGTCCATCCGAACGACGCTGGCCGGCCCCATTACTACACGTTGATTGCTAAGGATGTCATGCAGACATTAAAAAAGTAACAGTGAAAAGACCATCATTACCTAGGATTAGCATCTTGCTTAAAAAAGATTTAGGGTGTATCCCTTCCATTTAAAAAGACATCGAGACCATTGCCTCGGTGTCTTTTTGTATTTAACCAATATTTGGCCAAAATCAGGTGCATCGGAAGCCTAACCCCTGCGACAACTTTTGACCACAGCAATCAGGCCTGCGTGCCCTTCTGCCAGATCGAAAAGCTTCAGCGAAACCTTTCCTGCCAGTAAGCTTTTTTTCTATAGAAGCCTCTTTCAATAGCCTTATCGCTTACTTATCCAAATCCACAAACCGTGTCAAAATCATCATCACAACGCCACCGACGGCCATCGAAATGGCTTCGCCAAGCGCGATGGTAGCGTAGGTTGGCCAGAATGGGACTTTTGTGAGGATGGTCAGTTCGCCGGCAATGGTGAACATGGATAAGGCGAAAAGGATGCCCATGATGGTGAATTTAGCCCATTTTGGCTGGGCGTGTTTGGCTAACCAGCGGCTGATGATGATGAAGACGAGCGTGCCGAGGGTGCCGATTGGGACATCGAGGAGTGCGGTTGGCGAGGTTAAATTGGCCAAAAAAACACCCAGCGTGACGGCCCAGACATAACGGCGGTTGAAGAGTGCCGTGTAGTTGAGCATCTCGGAGAACCGAACTTGTACGACCCCGAAGCTGAGTGGACTGAGCATGAGGGTCATCACGACGTAAATGGACGTGATCATGGCGGTTTTGGCGAGACTGACGATTGAACGATGGGTGGTTGAAGTTGTTTGCATGTTTGTTCTCCTTTGTGGCTATGCCAGTAGTAACGACGATCAAAGGAAAGTAAGTATCGTCGTGGAAGGATTGCCTTCCGTTTTCAGTTTTGGTGTTGCAATGCATTAAGTTTACTTTTCGAGCCAGCCGCCGTCAATGGGAATCACGGTTCCGTGAATATAATCAGCAGCATCGCTGGCCAGAAATAAGGATAATTGCGCGACTTCCTCGGGCTTGGCCCAGCGTTTGGCTGGGGTTTCTTGAGCAACCCACGCAGCCATTTTCCCGTCGCCGGCAAAATCAGCGGCGTTCATGGGCGTGTTGATAGCGCCTGGTGCGAGCGCGTTGGCGCGAATGCCTTTGGCGGCGTAATCGAGGTCTAATTGCTTGGTGAGGCCGATGACGGCGTGCTTAGCGGCGGTATACGCCACGCCGCCACCACCACCGACTAAACCAGCGATGGAACTCATATTGATGAAAACGCCGTGTCCGCGAGCCAGCATCCCCGGCAGCAGCGCCTTGATCATTAAGAACGGACTGGTGAGATCGACATCGAGAATGTGCTGCCATGCCGAGAGCGCCGTATCGGTCACAGTTTGATAACCATCCAACACGCCCGCCGTATTGCAGACAATATCTGGCTGGTATTGAGCCGCAATCGCTGCTGCCGTGGCAGGATCGCTCACATCGGCCTGAATGGCGTCTGTGAGGTTGCTAATTGGTTGGAGGTCAATTCCTACCACAGTGGCACCAGCCGCCTGAAAAGCCGCCGCCTGCGCCGCACCGATGCCAGAAGCCGCGCCGGTGATGATGACGGTCTTGTCGGTGAAGTCGAAATGCGTCATGCGTTCACAAGCTGCCAATCTTCAGCCAAAATGTCACAGTCAGTCGGTGACCAGAGACTGAAAGCTTCGTCGGCAGTTTTGATCAAAAAATACGGATTCAAAGTGTCGCCTTCGAATTTGCCTTCCGGAACTAGTTGCACATACAACTCAGTACCTTCCCAGCCGGTGCGAACGGCCTTCTTGCCGGCTTTAAGGGACGGTAAAATTGCTTCAAATGTCATGTCGATCATTCTCCTTCTTTTGAAATGCGTTCTCCAGATGGCGGTCGGTTATTGTGAAGAAAGCCTGTTAGCCGAACCAATACTTGATCAACTATCCAGTGCCACTTTGTCAAACCAAGCTAACCGTGCCAGGTCGCGCTCATTGTCTAAAATCAGTGCATTTAGTATACGCGTTTTACCAGCTGACTGACAACGGGTTGCGCCATCCTTTTAAGGTCATTCTGACATTTTTGATATCAAAAAAGAACAGCCTCAAGTGACAGACTGTTCTAAAAAGGTGGTACTTACAGGTTAATCACCTGCATGAGTACCTCGGAAACACGCGCCCGTTCTTTCTCTGGTAAGTGGGTTAAGTATTTCACCACCGCTAATGTGCTAATATCGCTCATTTCCGGAGCAATGAAGAAGTCGCCTACCTGCATATTTAAAGCCCGCGCAATGTCGGTCAATTTTTTTATGCTGATATTGTTGACGTCTCCACGCTCCATTCGCGAAATCAGACTGATCGAGACGCCGGATCGCTCCGCCAACTTCTCAATCGTCAAGTTCAAACTGCGGCGCTGTTGGTGCACCAATTTCCCGATGTTGTCTAACATGGTTTCCCCCACCTTTAATGTGCGGCGTTATGCTTTAACATTAGATGAAACTCCGGGCTATCAAAAGATTTTATAATATTATTTAATAATCTAAAGATGGCCTATTCTCACAGAACATAACCGCACTGATCCCCCACATCAACTCACCAATTCTTGCTCTATAACTATTGTAAACGCTCGCAATGAGGAACTGCCAAAAATCAGCTTAATTAATTAAAAAATACACAATAAAAAAACAATGCCAATTTATTCAGCATTGTTATTTACTTTCCGCGGTTGCTGGCACAAAGGCCCATAAGCTGCCACGTGTGAACTCTTCGCCATCTGAGGTGTCCAATTCACTGATACTATTATTCGGCGGAATGCGCATCGCATCACGCGCAGAATCGAGATCGGCACCGAGGTATGTGCTTAATAACAGCATGCCGATTAAACCGTGTGCCACAACGAGCACTTTGCCGTCTGGATGGGCATCATAAATCCGATTGATTGCCCGCCGTCCACGTTTTAACGCATGGGCAAATGATTCTGCACCGATACGCTGGTTATCAAACGCCGTCAAATGATGATAATAATGATCAATCTCAGGATCATCCTGGACAGAAGTGAGCGGCTGACCATCCCATTTGCCTAAATCTACCTCGCGCAAATCACGATCCGTCACAATCGGCGGTTGAACGACTCGGCTTTGGGCCACAATTAATTCAGCCGTTGTTTGCGCCCGCGGCATCGGACTGGCATAGATGCCCGCAAAACCAGTCGTCGCCAAAAAGCGTCCAACTGCGATTGCACCATCGCGGCCACTCGCTGTCAACGGCGTATCGGTTCGTCCACCGTTAAATCGCCGCGCCAAATTCGTTTCCGTCTGTCCATGCCGCACAAAGTAAAACTTGGTCATCTCCTGCACGCTCCTTATAAACACGTTCATCAGGCCAGCAACCGGTCCGACGAACGTTCTGTCTTTGACCATAGTGTAGCAGAAGCGCACCAAATTAGCGGCAATAAACAGAAAAGTTCAGCCCGACTTAACCAAAACTGTAACGATTATGCCTATTACGTCAGCATTTTGACGACATCAACGACAAGAATGTGCTTACTCGTCTAGAAATGTGTGGGTAAGACATTTGTACGCAAAAAGCCGAACATGCAAGTTTCACATGTTCGGCATTCTTACGCGATCATTGAAGCACAGCGCTCAGTAGGCGTTTACTGGGCAGCTTTAACCCCTTGATGATCCGCTTCGGCTTCAGCTTTATAAGCCGCCACTTCGTCATCAGCGGCAAAAATGTAATGTTCAGGATAAACCTCAACCATTTTACGTTTCTTGTTGTCGCCTTCGACCTTGCTGGCGTCATACGGCAGCGGCACGCGTCTGCGCTCAACATCTGGATCAGGTACCGGAATCGCTGAGAGTAAACTCTTGGTGTAAGGGTGTAACGGATGACTATAAACTTCATCCGCCGTTGCCAATTCAACCAACCGTCCATAATGCATAACAGCGATACGATCTGAGATATACTTGACCATCGATAAATCATGTGCAATGAACAGGTACGTCAACCCTTGGCGATCCTGAATGTCCTTCAGCAGGTTGACGACCTGCGCCTGAATGGAAACGTCCAGCGCGCTGATCGGTTCATCGGCGATAATGAACTTAGGCTGTACGGCCAATGCACGGGCAATCCCGATCCGCTGGCGCTGACCACCGGAGAACTCATGGGGATAGCGAGTCGCGTGATCGGCGTTTAAACCGACTTCTTCCAACAACTGCTCAACTTGATGATCGCGATCAGCGTTGTTTTTGGCCAAATGATGAATATCAATGCCTTCCGCGATGATGTCTTTGACTTTCATTCGCGGATTTAAGGACGCATAAGGATCCTGAAAAATCATCTGGGTGGCCCGGCGGAAAGCCAGCATCTGTTTGGAGCCATTTTTCAGTTTGGCAATGTCGTTGCCATTGTACAAAATCTCGCCGCTGGTTGGGTCGTACAAGCGAATGATCGCCCGGCCAGTGGTGGTTTTACCAGAACCAGATTCACCAACCAAGCCCAAAGTTTCGCCTTCATAAATATCAAACGAGATATCCTGAATGGCTTTCACTTGGTCTTTTTTCCCGGCATTGAAGGTTTGAACCAAGTGTTTGACGGACACAAGAACCTTTTTGTCTTTTTTGTCGACCACGTTAGTTCACCACCTTTTCATCTTGATGTTTACTTGCCCATAAGGCATGTCGCCGCGCAATTTCTGGCGGTAATTCCACTTTCGGTGCGCCTGGTGCTAATAGCCAAGTTGCCGCCGAATGGGTCGGTGAGATCTTGAAGAATGGCGGTTCCTGTTCGAGGTCAATCGCCATCGCGTATGGATTTCGCGGTGCGAACGCGTCACCTTTTGGCGGATCAAGCAAGTCCGGTGGTGTCCCAGGAATGGCGTACAGTCGATCACTCTTGGTTTCAAGTGTTGGCATAGCTTCAAGCAACCCCCACGTATACGGATGCTGGGCATTGTAAAAGATTTCGTCAACCGTACCATACTCAACAATCTTGCCAGCATACATAACCGCAACACGATCGGCAATCCCAGCAACTACGCCAAGGTCATGGGTGATGAAAATGATTGAGGTGTCGATCTTCGACTGAATTTCTTTCAAGAGATGAATAATTTGTGCCTGAATCGTCACGTCCAAAGCGGTTGTTGGTTCATCAGCCAGCAGAATCTGCGGGTGATTGATGATCGCAATGGCAATGACAATCCGCTGACGCTGCCCACCAGAGAACTGATGTGGATAGTCCTTTAAGCGACCGCCGGCATCCTTGATGCCAACCAAATCCAACACGCGTTCCGCTTCCTTGAGCGCATCTGCTTTACTGATTTTACTATGCAACAGTAACGGCTCTGCCACTTGTTTCCCAATGGTCATAGTTGGATCCAGTGAGGTCATCGGGTCTTGAAAAATCATGGCGACATCATTGCCACGCATTGCATTGAGCTGTTTCTCGGATTTTTTGAGAATGTCCTCGCCGTTAAACAGCACTTCGCCATGCGTAATTTTCGCATTCGGGGCTAACAAGCCCATCACTGTTCGTACGGTAACGGATTTACCAGAACCAGACTCACCAACAATGGCCAGCGTCTCACCTTTGTTAAGGTCAAAATTGACATTGCGGATGGCGTGGACAGGGCCGGCATAGGTGGCAAAGTCAATCTGTAAATCTTTTACTTCTAGAATTTTACTCATTTTGCCACCTCCTAATGTTCACTGCGCGGATCAAAGGCATCGCGCAAACCATCAGCCAGCAAGTTGAAGGCCAGCATCAGAATGACAATCACGATCGCCGGATATAACAGCTGATATGGCAGCACTTGCAGATTCTTTTGACCATCTGACAGCAAGGTCCCAAGACTAGCAGTCGGTGCTGGCAGCCCGATCCCGATATAACTCAGGAAGGCTTCAAAGAAGATCGCTGTCGGAATGGTGAACATCGTTTGAATGATAATCGTTGAACTCAGATTAGGGATCAGATGTTTAAAGGCAATTTTGATGCTCGACTCGCCTAACGTTCTAGCAGCTAAGACGAATTCCTGATCTTTTAACTGCAACGTCTGCGCACGAATGAGTCGAGCCATGGTCACCCACCCAGTGAAGGCAATCGCCAAGATAATGGAGGTCAAGCCAGGACGGAAGACCAGCAGCATCAGAATAACAACAACCAAGTTAGGAATACTGGAGATGATTTCAATAACACGTTGCATCAACGTATCGGTCATGCCCCCGCGCCAGCCGGAGATGATGCCGTAGAAAACCCCGATGGTCAAATCGAAGAAAGTTGCGACAATCCCGATGAACAGTGAAACTCGGGTGCCGACCATGATTCGAGACAACAGGTCACGGCCGAGATAATCGGTACCCAGCAAGAAGTAAACATTTTTACCCATGCCGGCGTATTTGTTTTGACCGTTCATGTAGCCGTTCAAACCTGGCAAATCGATACCTGGCCATTTGGGCGGCAGGTTCGCATAGTTCAGGCTTTGCTTGTTTGGATTAGAAGGTGATAACCAGATAGAAATGATAGAAATGAACGCGATGAAAACGAGCACCCACAGGGAAATCACTGCGGCCTTGTTTTTCTTCAATCGCCGAATCGCATCTTGCGTGAACGTCAGCGCAGGCGTGGCAATACGTTCCTGTTCAGCCGCATCCACTTTAACATGCTTGAATGCATCTGGACTTAATTTACTTGTTGCCATTAGTTTGCCTCCCCGCTCAATCGGATTCGTGGATCAATGAAGCCGTAAAGAATATCGACGACAAGGATCACAACCGTCAGCATGGCACTGTAGAGAATGGTCAGTCCCATGATAACTGGGTAATCGTTGGTCGTAATTGACTTAACGAATTGTTCCCCAATCCCGGGGATCGCAAAGATGTTCTCGACAACCAGTGAGCCGACCATTAAGTCAACAGCCATTGGTCCGATGATGGTCACAATCGGAATCATTGAGTTACGCAGCGCATGCTTGGCAACAACTTGCCAGCGTGATTCACCTTTGGAACGTGCCAGTTCAATGTAATCAGAACTAAGCACATCGACCATTTCAGTTCGCATGAATCGGGCCGTTTGGGCAAGCGGTGCGATCGCCAAGGCAACTGTCGGCAAAATGCTATAAGAGAAGCCGCCCCAAAGTGCTACTGGAAAGGCGCCAGTTTTGAAAGCAAAAAGCTGCAGCAGTGCGGCGAACACGAAGTTAGGAATTGAGCGACCGAGAATCGCAAAAATGGTAGCAGTCGCGTCAACCCATGTGTTCTTGCGGATCGCGGCAATGGCACCAAGCAAGATCCCGGCAAGTGTGCCGACGACCATCGCCTGTGCGCCAATTTGTAGAGATGGTCCAATCCGAGAAGCGATTAAGTTTGACACGGTTTGGCCAGGAAATTGATAGGACATTCCAAAATCGCCATGTGAGATTCCGACTATATAAGTTAGGTATTGCATCCAAACCGGCTTATCCAATCCATACTGTTTCTTCAAAATCAGCAGTTGATCTGCTGGAATTTTGGGGTTGTTAAACGGCGTCCCCGGCAACAACTTCATCAGGAAGAAGGTAGCGCTGGCAACAATAAACAGTGTCAGGAGCAGGAAGCCGATCCGTTTTAAAATATATTTGACCATGATTCACTCCTGTTTATGGGCACACGCCCTGATAAGCAAACAGCGTTGTCCGCCGCAGAACACGAGACAACGCCGTTTGTGAGAACTACTTATTTGAAACTAGCGGGCAGTTATTCGTAACTGCTCACGTTTTGGTTTAAAAACGCGGTTGTTAGACCATAATCCGACTAAGTTCTACTTAACTTTCGCATTCACAAAGTTGTAGGAATTGGTTGGGTTGTAATTCAAACCGGTAATGGTCTTACGCTGCAAGGTTGTTTGTACCCGTTGATACAGCGGTACAACGCCTTGTTCCTTCGTCAACAGTTCTTGGGCCTTGAGTAAGGTGTTCCAACGAGCGGTTGCGTTGGTCGCATCGGTCGTCTTGGACTGCTTGATCAAAGCATCGTATTCAGCATTTGACCACTTGCCATCGTTGTAACTGTTATCGGAGGTGAACAGATCCAAGAAGGAAATAGCATCTGGGAAATCAGCACTCCAAGCGGAGATAACCATATCGAACTGACCATTTTGGGAACGAGATAGACGCGTCTTGAATGGTACTGTAGCGATGGTAACTTTCAGACCTGGCAGGTTCTGTTGCAAGGTGCTTTGGAAGTATTCGGCAGAACGCTTAGCATTGGTCGTATCGTCTGTCAGCAGTTCCAAAGTTGGTGCGGACTGACCGACTTCTTTCAAACCTTCTGTCCACAACTCTTTAGCCTTGGCTGGATCGTACTTAACAGCGGAGGATTCAGCTTTAGATGCCGTCTTGGAGAAGTCTTGACCGTTCTTTTCGAACAATCCTTCAGGGGTCACATTGTTGGCCGCGATGGAAGCATCATTCAGAACCTTCTTAATGTATGCCTCGCGATCAATCGACATGGAAATTGCCTGACGAATCTTGGTGTTCTTAAAGATTGGATCCTTCTTCTCGTTCAATTCAAGATAGAAGGTCGCACTTTGCTTGAGGCCTTTGAAATCAGACATGGATTTTGCTTGAGCCGCTTGTTCACCTTGCAAAGCTGCGATATCAAGTTTCTTCGACTGATACAGGTTCATCGCGGTTTGCGAATCCTTAACCACTTGACCATTAAGGGTATCGATGTGAACGTTCTTAGCATTCCAGTAAGTAGTGTTCTTAGTTTCTTTCCAAGTGTTGCCAGTGCCGTTCCAGTTCTTCAACTGGTAAGGACCATTGGACAAGATGTACTTGGAAGTAGTTCCGAATTTCTTACCAGATTTTTCAACGAATTTCTCATTTTGTGGGAAGAATGCTGGGTTAACCAACATGGTCTTGAAATAAGGAATCGCGTGGTCCAAGGTGACTTTCAAAGTCGTCTTGTTGACGGCGGTAACCCCAAGCGTGCTGGCCGCTTTTTTACCGGCTGTGATGTCATCAGCGTTTTTAACGCCTGAATATAGGTAGGCGTATTGTGACTTGGTCTTCGGTTCAACCGTCCGCCGCCAAGCAAACACAAAATCTTGGGCTGTGACTGGATCACCGTTACTCCATTTAGCATTACGTAACTTGAAGGTATAGGTCTTCCCGCCATCAGTAACAGTTGGTTGACTCTTGGCCATGGCATTTTCCAATTTGCTGCCATTGTACCGATACAAGCCATCCATGGTATCAATCAATGCCTGACCAGAAATAGCATCGGTGGTCGTTGATGGATCCATCGTGGAGATCACATCACTCTCCATCCGTGTAATCGAAGTACCTTTACTGCTGCTAGAAGAATTAGAACCACAGGCTGCTAACACCCCTGCAAGCGCGAGCGCAGAGCCCGCAACCATTGTCTTTCTAAATTTCATCCTGTTCCCTCCTAAAATGATTGAACTTACCTTACATTAGAAATCCATTAATGTAAATAAGCGAATCCTCAATTTCGCCTAAAAAAACTAATTCTTTGATCTTACTTTTGTCACATTTATGCTACCGATCTCAAATTAAAAATTGTATATCCCGTAAATATTCTCTAGATGGATTCCTTATTTATGGGCAGTAAGAAGCCCACCTAACCTAATAATCGACACGCGTTTTTGTTTTCATTTTGAGTGATGATGCTAAGAATAGCTTATATTAAATAACACTGGCAAGAATCGGAAAATCGTCAAATAGTGGACTAATATTCGGCTTTTGCTCATAGAATTTTCGCTTTTGTCAGACAAGCTGCCATCTTATACAAATAAAGCTGAGCAAATGCTCAGTTTTATTTAACCGCTTTCATATGTTTCACTTGGATTTATTGAACTGAAGCCTTCGTTCGCCGACTGCGAATTGTTCGAAAAATGACAATTATTAATCCAACCACGGAAACAATGGTTGCTAACCAGAAAACAAAGGCCAATGCATGCAGGAATGGTGCCCCCGACTGCGGCGAAATTCGCGTGACGCCTGGCAGCTGGGCAAAAAGTAACGTAGCACCAAAGCTGATGCCGATGGTCATTCCGATGGTT
This genomic window from Lacticaseibacillus paracasei subsp. paracasei contains:
- a CDS encoding acyltransferase, which translates into the protein MKKNKLRLRDWLLSIALGLAIAGVAGFFYVKHYQSEQAIAVNQSTRQRIQKDSKAKVKKEKVLNQYRLYGLTDSEINAAKTLPVSAIGDSIMLGSSAYLKVLFPEMSIDAEVGRQVQAAPAIISQLKSSGKLANTVVISLGTNGPMTEADINGILDQLGTERQVFWVTAYAPGKAWIDPVNKLIHAAAKTHANLHVVDWYYLAGGNDDWFADDGVHPNDAGRPHYYTLIAKDVMQTLKK
- a CDS encoding QueT transporter family protein, with the translated sequence MQTTSTTHRSIVSLAKTAMITSIYVVMTLMLSPLSFGVVQVRFSEMLNYTALFNRRYVWAVTLGVFLANLTSPTALLDVPIGTLGTLVFIIISRWLAKHAQPKWAKFTIMGILFALSMFTIAGELTILTKVPFWPTYATIALGEAISMAVGGVVMMILTRFVDLDK
- a CDS encoding 3-oxoacyl-ACP reductase — protein: MTHFDFTDKTVIITGAASGIGAAQAAAFQAAGATVVGIDLQPISNLTDAIQADVSDPATAAAIAAQYQPDIVCNTAGVLDGYQTVTDTALSAWQHILDVDLTSPFLMIKALLPGMLARGHGVFINMSSIAGLVGGGGGVAYTAAKHAVIGLTKQLDLDYAAKGIRANALAPGAINTPMNAADFAGDGKMAAWVAQETPAKRWAKPEEVAQLSLFLASDAADYIHGTVIPIDGGWLEK
- a CDS encoding DUF2829 domain-containing protein encodes the protein MTFEAILPSLKAGKKAVRTGWEGTELYVQLVPEGKFEGDTLNPYFLIKTADEAFSLWSPTDCDILAEDWQLVNA
- a CDS encoding helix-turn-helix domain-containing protein, with translation MLDNIGKLVHQQRRSLNLTIEKLAERSGVSISLISRMERGDVNNISIKKLTDIARALNMQVGDFFIAPEMSDISTLAVVKYLTHLPEKERARVSEVLMQVINL
- a CDS encoding histidine phosphatase family protein, which encodes MTKFYFVRHGQTETNLARRFNGGRTDTPLTASGRDGAIAVGRFLATTGFAGIYASPMPRAQTTAELIVAQSRVVQPPIVTDRDLREVDLGKWDGQPLTSVQDDPEIDHYYHHLTAFDNQRIGAESFAHALKRGRRAINRIYDAHPDGKVLVVAHGLIGMLLLSTYLGADLDSARDAMRIPPNNSISELDTSDGEEFTRGSLWAFVPATAESK
- a CDS encoding ABC transporter ATP-binding protein produces the protein MVDKKDKKVLVSVKHLVQTFNAGKKDQVKAIQDISFDIYEGETLGLVGESGSGKTTTGRAIIRLYDPTSGEILYNGNDIAKLKNGSKQMLAFRRATQMIFQDPYASLNPRMKVKDIIAEGIDIHHLAKNNADRDHQVEQLLEEVGLNADHATRYPHEFSGGQRQRIGIARALAVQPKFIIADEPISALDVSIQAQVVNLLKDIQDRQGLTYLFIAHDLSMVKYISDRIAVMHYGRLVELATADEVYSHPLHPYTKSLLSAIPVPDPDVERRRVPLPYDASKVEGDNKKRKMVEVYPEHYIFAADDEVAAYKAEAEADHQGVKAAQ
- a CDS encoding ABC transporter ATP-binding protein, with amino-acid sequence MSKILEVKDLQIDFATYAGPVHAIRNVNFDLNKGETLAIVGESGSGKSVTVRTVMGLLAPNAKITHGEVLFNGEDILKKSEKQLNAMRGNDVAMIFQDPMTSLDPTMTIGKQVAEPLLLHSKISKADALKEAERVLDLVGIKDAGGRLKDYPHQFSGGQRQRIVIAIAIINHPQILLADEPTTALDVTIQAQIIHLLKEIQSKIDTSIIFITHDLGVVAGIADRVAVMYAGKIVEYGTVDEIFYNAQHPYTWGLLEAMPTLETKSDRLYAIPGTPPDLLDPPKGDAFAPRNPYAMAIDLEQEPPFFKISPTHSAATWLLAPGAPKVELPPEIARRHALWASKHQDEKVVN
- a CDS encoding ABC transporter permease; this encodes MATSKLSPDAFKHVKVDAAEQERIATPALTFTQDAIRRLKKNKAAVISLWVLVFIAFISIISIWLSPSNPNKQSLNYANLPPKWPGIDLPGLNGYMNGQNKYAGMGKNVYFLLGTDYLGRDLLSRIMVGTRVSLFIGIVATFFDLTIGVFYGIISGWRGGMTDTLMQRVIEIISSIPNLVVVILMLLVFRPGLTSIILAIAFTGWVTMARLIRAQTLQLKDQEFVLAARTLGESSIKIAFKHLIPNLSSTIIIQTMFTIPTAIFFEAFLSYIGIGLPAPTASLGTLLSDGQKNLQVLPYQLLYPAIVIVILMLAFNLLADGLRDAFDPRSEH
- the opp3b gene encoding oligopeptide ABC transporter permease; translation: MVKYILKRIGFLLLTLFIVASATFFLMKLLPGTPFNNPKIPADQLLILKKQYGLDKPVWMQYLTYIVGISHGDFGMSYQFPGQTVSNLIASRIGPSLQIGAQAMVVGTLAGILLGAIAAIRKNTWVDATATIFAILGRSIPNFVFAALLQLFAFKTGAFPVALWGGFSYSILPTVALAIAPLAQTARFMRTEMVDVLSSDYIELARSKGESRWQVVAKHALRNSMIPIVTIIGPMAVDLMVGSLVVENIFAIPGIGEQFVKSITTNDYPVIMGLTILYSAMLTVVILVVDILYGFIDPRIRLSGEAN
- a CDS encoding peptide ABC transporter substrate-binding protein is translated as MKFRKTMVAGSALALAGVLAACGSNSSSSSKGTSITRMESDVISTMDPSTTTDAISGQALIDTMDGLYRYNGSKLENAMAKSQPTVTDGGKTYTFKLRNAKWSNGDPVTAQDFVFAWRRTVEPKTKSQYAYLYSGVKNADDITAGKKAASTLGVTAVNKTTLKVTLDHAIPYFKTMLVNPAFFPQNEKFVEKSGKKFGTTSKYILSNGPYQLKNWNGTGNTWKETKNTTYWNAKNVHIDTLNGQVVKDSQTAMNLYQSKKLDIAALQGEQAAQAKSMSDFKGLKQSATFYLELNEKKDPIFKNTKIRQAISMSIDREAYIKKVLNDASIAANNVTPEGLFEKNGQDFSKTASKAESSAVKYDPAKAKELWTEGLKEVGQSAPTLELLTDDTTNAKRSAEYFQSTLQQNLPGLKVTIATVPFKTRLSRSQNGQFDMVISAWSADFPDAISFLDLFTSDNSYNDGKWSNAEYDALIKQSKTTDATNATARWNTLLKAQELLTKEQGVVPLYQRVQTTLQRKTITGLNYNPTNSYNFVNAKVK